In Scatophagus argus isolate fScaArg1 chromosome 3, fScaArg1.pri, whole genome shotgun sequence, one genomic interval encodes:
- the snrpc gene encoding U1 small nuclear ribonucleoprotein C isoform X1, translating to MPKFYCDYCDTYLTHDSPSVRKTHCSGRKHKENVKDYYQKWMEEQAQSLIDKTTAAFQQGKIPPTPFPGGPPPGGPPRPGMLPTPPMGGPPMMPMMGPPPHGMMPGGPGGMRPPMGGPMQMMPGPPHMMRHPRPMMMPPVRPGMMRPDR from the exons ATGCCTAA GTTTTACTGTGATTACTGTGATACCTACCTTACACACGATTCG CCATCAGTGAGGAAGACCCACTGCAGTGGCcgaaaacacaaagaaaatgtgaaagacTACTATCAGAAATGGATGGAAGAACAGGCTCAGAGCCTGATCGATAAAACAA CTGCTGCCTTTCAACAAGGAAAGATTCCTCCCACGCCGTTCCCTGGTGGCCCTCCCCCAG GTGGTCCTCCTCGTCCAGGCATGCTACCAACGCCCCCCATGGGAGGTCCACCCATGATGCCCATGATGGGGCCTCCCCCACATGGAATGATGCCAGGTGGGCCCG GAGGCATGAGGCCACCGATGGGAGGACCCATGCAGATGATGCCAGGACCACCTCACATGATGCGTCATCCTCGACCGATGATGATGCCGCCAGTCAGGCCGGGAATGATGCGACCAGACAGATAA
- the snrpc gene encoding U1 small nuclear ribonucleoprotein C isoform X2: MPKFYCDYCDTYLTHDSPSVRKTHCSGRKHKENVKDYYQKWMEEQAQSLIDKTTAAFQQGKIPPTPFPGGPPPGGPPRPGMLPTPPMGGPPMMPMMGPPPHGMMPGGMRPPMGGPMQMMPGPPHMMRHPRPMMMPPVRPGMMRPDR; the protein is encoded by the exons ATGCCTAA GTTTTACTGTGATTACTGTGATACCTACCTTACACACGATTCG CCATCAGTGAGGAAGACCCACTGCAGTGGCcgaaaacacaaagaaaatgtgaaagacTACTATCAGAAATGGATGGAAGAACAGGCTCAGAGCCTGATCGATAAAACAA CTGCTGCCTTTCAACAAGGAAAGATTCCTCCCACGCCGTTCCCTGGTGGCCCTCCCCCAG GTGGTCCTCCTCGTCCAGGCATGCTACCAACGCCCCCCATGGGAGGTCCACCCATGATGCCCATGATGGGGCCTCCCCCACATGGAATGATGCCAG GAGGCATGAGGCCACCGATGGGAGGACCCATGCAGATGATGCCAGGACCACCTCACATGATGCGTCATCCTCGACCGATGATGATGCCGCCAGTCAGGCCGGGAATGATGCGACCAGACAGATAA
- the ilrun gene encoding protein ILRUN isoform X2, whose protein sequence is MEGTDMDVDAELMQKFSCMGTTDKDVLISEFQRLLGFQLNPAGCAFFLDMTNWNLQAAIGAYYDFESPNVNTPSMSFVEDVTIGEGESVPPDTPFTKTWRIQNTGAESWPPGVSLKYIGGDQFGHVNTVMVKSLDPQEISDVSVQMRSPTAPGMYQGQWRMCTATGLFYGDVIWVILSVEVGGLLGVTQQLSSFETEFNTQPQRNVQGDFNPFASPQKNKHDTTDNSFRDPGGAWERTQEPIQQDQNGLSHNAVNRASNGLQPNLSVGIHGPYPFGQS, encoded by the exons ATGGAGGGCACGGACATGGACGTGGACGCGGAGCTCATGCAGAAGTTCAGCTGCATGGGCACCACGGACAAAGACGTCCTCATTTCGGAGTTTCAGAGGCTGCTGGGCTTTCAGCTCAACCCAGCCGGCTGCGCCTTCTTCCTGGATATGACCAACTG GAACCTGCAGGCTGCTATTGGTGCATATTATGACTTTGAAAGTCCCAATGTCAACACGCCATCCATGTCATTTGTTGAAGATGTGACAATTGGTGAAGGAGAGTCTGTTCCTCCAGATACACCGTTCACAAAAACTTGGAGAATACAAAACACAG GTGCAGAGTCGTGGCCACCCGGGGTTAGTCTGAAGTACATTGGTGGGGATCAGTTTGGGCATGTAAACACAGTTATGGTAAAGTCACTAGACCCACAGGAAATATCAGATGTGAGTGTACAGATGCGAAGTCCCACAGCTCCAGGCATGTACCAAGGCCAGTGGAGGATGTGTACAGCCACTGGATTATTCTATGGAG ATGTAATCTGGGTGATTCTTAGTGTAGAGGTTGGAGGTCTCCTTGGTGTGACCCAGCAGCTGTCCTCGTTTGAGACAGAATTCAACACCCAACCCCAGCGCAACGTGCAGGGAGACTTCAACCCCTTTGCCTCGCCACAGAAGAACAAGCATGACACCACTGACAACAGCTTCAGAGATCCCGGTGGAGCCTGGGAACGTACACAAGAGCCAATCCAGCAAGATCAAAATGGACTGTCTCATAATGCTGTAAATAGAGCGTCAAATGGTCTCCAACCCAATCTTTCTGTG gGTATTCATGGACCCTATCCGTTTGGACAGAGCTAG
- the ilrun gene encoding protein ILRUN isoform X1, whose protein sequence is MEGTDMDVDAELMQKFSCMGTTDKDVLISEFQRLLGFQLNPAGCAFFLDMTNWNLQAAIGAYYDFESPNVNTPSMSFVEDVTIGEGESVPPDTPFTKTWRIQNTGAESWPPGVSLKYIGGDQFGHVNTVMVKSLDPQEISDVSVQMRSPTAPGMYQGQWRMCTATGLFYGDVIWVILSVEVGGLLGVTQQLSSFETEFNTQPQRNVQGDFNPFASPQKNKHDTTDNSFRDPGGAWERTQEPIQQDQNGLSHNAVNRASNGLQPNLSVVSYGQGIHGPYPFGQS, encoded by the exons ATGGAGGGCACGGACATGGACGTGGACGCGGAGCTCATGCAGAAGTTCAGCTGCATGGGCACCACGGACAAAGACGTCCTCATTTCGGAGTTTCAGAGGCTGCTGGGCTTTCAGCTCAACCCAGCCGGCTGCGCCTTCTTCCTGGATATGACCAACTG GAACCTGCAGGCTGCTATTGGTGCATATTATGACTTTGAAAGTCCCAATGTCAACACGCCATCCATGTCATTTGTTGAAGATGTGACAATTGGTGAAGGAGAGTCTGTTCCTCCAGATACACCGTTCACAAAAACTTGGAGAATACAAAACACAG GTGCAGAGTCGTGGCCACCCGGGGTTAGTCTGAAGTACATTGGTGGGGATCAGTTTGGGCATGTAAACACAGTTATGGTAAAGTCACTAGACCCACAGGAAATATCAGATGTGAGTGTACAGATGCGAAGTCCCACAGCTCCAGGCATGTACCAAGGCCAGTGGAGGATGTGTACAGCCACTGGATTATTCTATGGAG ATGTAATCTGGGTGATTCTTAGTGTAGAGGTTGGAGGTCTCCTTGGTGTGACCCAGCAGCTGTCCTCGTTTGAGACAGAATTCAACACCCAACCCCAGCGCAACGTGCAGGGAGACTTCAACCCCTTTGCCTCGCCACAGAAGAACAAGCATGACACCACTGACAACAGCTTCAGAGATCCCGGTGGAGCCTGGGAACGTACACAAGAGCCAATCCAGCAAGATCAAAATGGACTGTCTCATAATGCTGTAAATAGAGCGTCAAATGGTCTCCAACCCAATCTTTCTGTGGTGAGTTATGGTCAG gGTATTCATGGACCCTATCCGTTTGGACAGAGCTAG